The following coding sequences lie in one Syngnathoides biaculeatus isolate LvHL_M chromosome 16, ASM1980259v1, whole genome shotgun sequence genomic window:
- the LOC133514211 gene encoding nuclear distribution protein nudE homolog 1-A-like isoform X1: MEMEDPDTPDFASLKEEVHYWKEQAAKHRQSAEEAQEELQEFQQMSHDYEAELEAELKVYETRNRELLAANNRLRMDLENYKEKYGTQHSEACRQMSTLEGELAEATFIRDHLHKYIRELEQANDDLERAKRATIMSLEDFELRMNQAIERNAFLESELDDKENLLESVQRLKDEARDLRQELAVQQKQQTHMTNTSTEPSSLLSSSSSSSAPMSAPFPSPPLTPPDKKAEDKMSADAHIRAPKTPSLNTGDSGVSVSPLTTPARISALNIVGELLRKVGNLESKLALCREYVHEQPAAHRLPAENLSDSVPANGVYHKGLVKRLDFGTGAKLLL, translated from the exons ATGGAGATGGAGGATCCCGACACTCCAGATTTTGCATCTTTGAAGGAGGAAGTGCACTACTGGAAGGAGCAGGCTGCCAAGCACCGGCAGAG TGCTGAGGAAGCCCAGGAAGAGCTGCAAGAGTTCCAGCAAATGAGTCACGACTACGAGGCAGAGCTGGAAGCAGAGCTCAAAGTGTATGAGACCAGGAACCGTGAGCTGCTAGCTGCTAACAACCGCTTGCGAATGGACCTCGAAAACTACAAG GAGAAGTACGGCACACAGCACTCGGAGGCGTGTCGTCAGATGTCTACGCTGGAGGGTGAGCTGGCTGAAGCGACGTTTATTCGAGACCACCTACACAAGTACATCAGGGAGCTGGAACAGGCAAATGATGACCTGGAGAGAGCCAAGAG GGCCACTATCATGTCTCTAGAAGACTTTGAGCTGCGCATGAATCAGGCCATCGAGAGGAACGCATTCCTGGAGAGCGAGCTGGACGACAAGGAGAACCTTCTGGAGTCTGTGCAGAGGTTAAAGGATGAAGCCAGAG ACCTACGCCAGGAGCTGGCCGTGCAGCAGAAGCAGCAGACGCACATGACCAACACATCCACAGAGCCTTCCTCATTGTTGTcttcatcgtcatcatcttcgGCCCCCATGTCAGCCCCCTTCCCCTCGCCGCCCCTCACACCCCCAGACAAAAAGGCTGAAGACAAAATGTCCGCTGACGCTCATATCAGAGCGCCCAAAACACCGTCCCTCAACACGG GTGACAGTGGCGTGTCGGTGAGTCCGCTGACGACGCCCGCCAGGATTTCTGCACTCAACATTGTCGGCGAGCTGCTCAGGAAAGTCGGG AATCTAGAATCTAAACTGGCCTTGTGCCGTGAGTACGTCCACGAGCAGCCGGCAGCCCACAGGCTCCCGGCCGAGAACCTCTCCGACTCGGTACCTGCCAACGGAGTCTACCACAAAGG GCTAGTCAAGAGGTTGGACTTCGGAACGGGAGCCAAACTACTGCTGTGA
- the LOC133514211 gene encoding nuclear distribution protein nudE homolog 1-A-like isoform X2: MEDPDTPDFASLKEEVHYWKEQAAKHRQSAEEAQEELQEFQQMSHDYEAELEAELKVYETRNRELLAANNRLRMDLENYKEKYGTQHSEACRQMSTLEGELAEATFIRDHLHKYIRELEQANDDLERAKRATIMSLEDFELRMNQAIERNAFLESELDDKENLLESVQRLKDEARDLRQELAVQQKQQTHMTNTSTEPSSLLSSSSSSSAPMSAPFPSPPLTPPDKKAEDKMSADAHIRAPKTPSLNTGDSGVSVSPLTTPARISALNIVGELLRKVGNLESKLALCREYVHEQPAAHRLPAENLSDSVPANGVYHKGLVKRLDFGTGAKLLL, translated from the exons ATGGAGGATCCCGACACTCCAGATTTTGCATCTTTGAAGGAGGAAGTGCACTACTGGAAGGAGCAGGCTGCCAAGCACCGGCAGAG TGCTGAGGAAGCCCAGGAAGAGCTGCAAGAGTTCCAGCAAATGAGTCACGACTACGAGGCAGAGCTGGAAGCAGAGCTCAAAGTGTATGAGACCAGGAACCGTGAGCTGCTAGCTGCTAACAACCGCTTGCGAATGGACCTCGAAAACTACAAG GAGAAGTACGGCACACAGCACTCGGAGGCGTGTCGTCAGATGTCTACGCTGGAGGGTGAGCTGGCTGAAGCGACGTTTATTCGAGACCACCTACACAAGTACATCAGGGAGCTGGAACAGGCAAATGATGACCTGGAGAGAGCCAAGAG GGCCACTATCATGTCTCTAGAAGACTTTGAGCTGCGCATGAATCAGGCCATCGAGAGGAACGCATTCCTGGAGAGCGAGCTGGACGACAAGGAGAACCTTCTGGAGTCTGTGCAGAGGTTAAAGGATGAAGCCAGAG ACCTACGCCAGGAGCTGGCCGTGCAGCAGAAGCAGCAGACGCACATGACCAACACATCCACAGAGCCTTCCTCATTGTTGTcttcatcgtcatcatcttcgGCCCCCATGTCAGCCCCCTTCCCCTCGCCGCCCCTCACACCCCCAGACAAAAAGGCTGAAGACAAAATGTCCGCTGACGCTCATATCAGAGCGCCCAAAACACCGTCCCTCAACACGG GTGACAGTGGCGTGTCGGTGAGTCCGCTGACGACGCCCGCCAGGATTTCTGCACTCAACATTGTCGGCGAGCTGCTCAGGAAAGTCGGG AATCTAGAATCTAAACTGGCCTTGTGCCGTGAGTACGTCCACGAGCAGCCGGCAGCCCACAGGCTCCCGGCCGAGAACCTCTCCGACTCGGTACCTGCCAACGGAGTCTACCACAAAGG GCTAGTCAAGAGGTTGGACTTCGGAACGGGAGCCAAACTACTGCTGTGA